The following coding sequences lie in one Alosa sapidissima isolate fAloSap1 chromosome 15, fAloSap1.pri, whole genome shotgun sequence genomic window:
- the aplp2 gene encoding LOW QUALITY PROTEIN: amyloid-like protein 2 (The sequence of the model RefSeq protein was modified relative to this genomic sequence to represent the inferred CDS: inserted 1 base in 1 codon): MGSLSAISLLFVGIVVVPALAGYIEALAANAGTGFAVAEPQVAMFCGKLNMHVNIQTGRWEPDPSGTKSCTESKEGVLQYCQEMYPELQITNVVEANEQIKIENWCKKEKKQCKGHSHIVVPFKCLVGDFVSDVLLVPEKCKFFHKERMDMCVSHQQWHGVAKEACIKSSMVLHSYGMLLPCGIDKFHGTEYVCCPSSRPEEPAPPALPAEVEGDEDEEDMEVEEPEPENDEPIEESEAPANEQLTQKEDTADEEEEEDDDDDDDYHYVYEDEEEDRDSMEKQDKKDKSAESPDDDDEDDDDEIEDDDDDDKTLEDVKAVCSLEAETGPCRASMPRWAFDMRQRKCVRFIYGGCAGNRNNFDSEEYCMAVCKRLITPTTPQPTDDVDVYFETPADNREHSLFQKAKEQLEIRHRNRMERVRKEWEEAERQAKNLPKGDRQTLVQHFQKMVESXEEEAASEKQQLVETHLARVEAMLNDRRRLALENYLAALQADPPKPHRILQALKRYVRAENKDRQHTIRHYQHVLAVDPEKAAQMKSQVMTHLRVIEERMNQSLSLLYKVPYVADEIQDEIDELLQEQKADMDQFLSSISESQPDVTMSSEESVEVPTFDGKPFQVNSLGSHPEPEGSGMSGINGLIGAEERIINSKGSKGSDKVVIDETLDVKEVIYSAEKISVMHDDEMETFRPLGEDFSFGSSALIGLLVIAVAIATVIVISLVLLRKRQYGTISHGIVEVDPMLTPEERHLSKMQNHGYENPTYKYLEQMQI, from the exons GCTCTGGCTGCTAATGCAGGCACTGGCTTTGCCGTGGCCGAGCCCCAGGTGGCCATGTTCTGTGGGAAGCTGAACATGCACGTGAACATCCAGACCGGCCGCTGGGAACCCGACCCTTCTGGAACCAAGAGCTGCACAGAATCCAAAGAGGGCGTGCTGCAGTACTGCCAGGAG ATGTACCCTGAGTTGCAGATCACAAATGTGGTGGAAGCCAACGAGCAAATCAAGATTGAGAACTGGtgcaagaaggagaagaagcagTGCAAAGGCCACTCCCACATTGTGGTCCCCTTCAAATGCCTAG TGGGGGACTTTGTGAGTGATGTCCTCCTGGTCCCTGAGAAGTGCAAGTTCTTCCACAAAGAGCGCATGGACATGTGCGTCAGCCACCAGCAGTGGCACGGAGTGGCCAAGGAG gCCTGCATCAAGAGTAGCATGGTGCTGCACAGCTACGGCATGCTGCTGCCCTGTGGCATCGACAAGTTCCACGGGACCGAGTACGTGTGCTGCCCCTCCAGCCGGCCCGAGGAGCCCGCACCGCCCGCCCTGCCCGCTGAGGTAGAGGGCGACGAGGATGAAGAGGACATGGAGGTGGAGGAGCCCGAACCTGAGAATGATGAGCCCAttgaggagag TGAGGCCCCAGCCAATGAGCAACTCACACAGAAGGAGGACACTGCcgatgaggaagaagaggaggatgacgatgatgatgatgactacCACTACGTTtatgaagatgaggaggaggaccgTGACAGCATGGAGAAGCAAGACAAGAAAGACAAGTCTGCTGAGAGCCCCGACGATGACGAcgaagatgatgatgacgagattgaagatgatgatgatgatgataaaacTCTGGAGGATGTTAAGG CCGTGTGCTCTCTGGAAGCGGAGACTGGCCCCTGCCGTGCCTCCATGCCGCGTTGGGCCTTCGACATGCGCCAGAGGAAGTGCGTGCGCTTCATCTATGGAGGCTGCGCCGGCAACCGCAACAATTTCGACTCCGAGGAGTACTGCATGGCCGTGTGCAAGCGCCTGA ttacTCCCACCACACCTCAGCCTACCGATGATGTGGATGTGTACTTCGAGACCCCAGCCGACAACAGGGAGCACAGCCTCTTCCAGAAGGCCAAGGAGCAGCTGGAGATCCGCCACCGCAACCGCATGGAGAGG GTGAGGAAAGAGTGGGAGGAGGCCGAGCGCCAGGCTAAGAACCTGCCCAAAGGTGACCGGCAGACACTGGTCCAG CACTTCCAGAAGATGGTGGAGT CTGAGGAGGAGGCCGCCAGTGAGAAGCAGCAGCTGGTGGAGACGCACTTGGCGCGGGTGGAGGCCATGCTGAATGACCGCCGCCGCCTGGCCCTGGAGAACTACCTGGCCGCCCTGCAGGCAGACCCACCCAAG CCCCACCGCATCCTGCAGGCGCTGAAGAGGTATGTGCGTGCAGAGAATAAGGATCGCCAGCACACCATCCGCCATTACCAGCACGTCCTGGCTGTGGACCCAGAGAAGGCTGCCCAGATGAAGTCCCAG GTGATGACACATCTGCGTGTGATCGAGGAGAGAATGAACCAGAGCCTGTCACTGCTTTACAAAGTGCCCTACGTCGCAGATGAGATCCAGGATGAAATCG ATGAACTGCTTCAAGAGCAGAAGGCTGACATGGACCAGTTCCTGTCTTCCATCTCCGAGTCTCAGCCAGATGTCACCATGTCATCAGAGGAGAGTGTGGAGGTCCCCACCTTTGATGGCAAACCCTTCCAAGTCAACTCTCTGGGGTCCCACCCTGAGCCAGAGG GCTCTGGAATGTCTGGGATAAACGGGCTGATCGGCGCAGAGGAGAGAATCATCAACAGCAAGGGCAGCAAGGGCAGCGACAAAGTG GTGATTGATGAGACTCTGGATGTTAAAGAAGTGATTTACAGTGCAGAGAAAATCAGCGTTATGCATGATGATGAGATG GAAACCTTCCGTCCTCTTGGGGAAGACTTCAGCTTTGGGAGCAGTGCTCTCATTGGCCTGCTTGTTATCGCAGTGGCCATAGCAACTGTGATTGTGATCAGCCTGGTTCTGCTAAGGAAGAGACAGTATGGCACCATCAGCCACGGCATTGTGGAG GTTGATCCTATGCTCACTCCTGAGGAGCGTCACCTCAGCAAGATGCAGAACCACGGGTACGAAAACCCAACCTACAAATACCTGGAGCAGATGCAGATTTAG